A window from bacterium encodes these proteins:
- a CDS encoding sodium-translocating pyrophosphatase, whose amino-acid sequence MAELLFWLAPIGSAAALLFAYLFFVQMKKASEGTERMAQIALYVRKGAMAYLKQQYKVVGIVFVCLVVLLTFMSVILKVQNGWVPVAFLTGGIFSALAGFFGMKTATYASSRTAQAARESLNKGLVIAFRSGAVMGLVVVGLALLDISLWFLILKSVYPIEDSHNLVLITTTMLTFGMGASTQALFARVGGGIFTKAADVGADLVGKVESNIPEDDPRNPATIADNVGDNVGDVAGMGADLYESFAGSILATAALGASAYLGTSLQYNAVIAPMLVAAVGTLLSILGIFVVRTKEGATQKELLSALSRGVNSSSIFIMLLSFGIIKLLGLPIGVWWSMVIGLISGIIIGKSTEYFTSASFKPTQRIAAAAKTGPATVIIAGLGVGMMSTIVPVLSVVLATIFAYLFAADFHLSNVSAGLYGIGMAAVGMLSTLGITLATDAYGPIADNAGGNAEMAGLEKEVRKRTDALDALGNTTAATGKGFAIGSAALTALALLASYVEELKIGMVRIGQTTMKMADGFQVETAKAGFMDFMSYFNVNLMNPIVLVGIFIGAMMAFMFCGLTMTAVGRAAGRMVDEVRRQFKEIPGILAGKAEPDYARCVAISTKGAQHEMLLPSLLAILVPILTGLLLGVGGVMGLVIGGTSTGFVLAVFMANTGGAWDNAKKYIEEGNMGGKGSDVHRAAVIGDTVGDPFKDTSGPSLNILIKLMSMVSIVMAGLTVAYSILK is encoded by the coding sequence ATGGCTGAACTTCTTTTCTGGCTTGCGCCCATCGGCTCGGCTGCCGCTCTGCTCTTTGCGTATCTGTTTTTTGTACAGATGAAAAAAGCAAGCGAAGGCACCGAACGCATGGCGCAGATCGCCCTGTACGTGCGCAAGGGCGCCATGGCGTACTTGAAGCAGCAGTACAAAGTAGTGGGCATTGTGTTTGTCTGTTTGGTCGTTCTGCTTACCTTTATGTCTGTGATCCTCAAGGTGCAGAACGGCTGGGTGCCGGTCGCCTTTTTGACCGGCGGTATCTTTTCCGCGTTGGCCGGCTTTTTCGGCATGAAGACCGCCACCTACGCTTCCTCTCGTACCGCTCAGGCGGCGCGGGAATCGCTGAACAAAGGGCTGGTGATCGCTTTTCGCAGCGGCGCGGTGATGGGCTTGGTGGTCGTGGGTCTGGCGCTGCTGGACATCTCCCTGTGGTTCCTTATCCTCAAGTCGGTGTATCCCATCGAGGATAGCCATAATCTTGTGCTGATCACCACCACCATGCTGACCTTCGGTATGGGCGCCTCTACGCAAGCGCTGTTTGCCCGCGTCGGCGGCGGCATCTTTACCAAGGCGGCGGATGTGGGCGCTGATCTGGTGGGCAAGGTGGAGAGCAACATACCGGAAGATGATCCACGCAATCCAGCCACTATCGCTGACAACGTCGGCGACAACGTGGGCGATGTGGCGGGCATGGGCGCGGATCTGTACGAGTCCTTCGCCGGTTCGATCCTCGCCACCGCTGCGCTGGGAGCTTCAGCCTATCTGGGAACCAGTCTGCAGTACAACGCGGTCATCGCTCCCATGCTGGTGGCTGCGGTCGGCACATTGCTGTCGATTCTGGGTATATTTGTCGTTCGCACCAAGGAGGGCGCTACCCAGAAGGAATTGCTTTCCGCATTGAGCCGCGGCGTCAACAGCAGCTCGATTTTCATCATGCTGCTCTCGTTCGGCATCATCAAGCTGCTCGGCCTGCCGATCGGTGTCTGGTGGTCCATGGTCATTGGTCTGATTTCCGGCATTATCATCGGCAAATCGACCGAGTATTTCACCTCTGCTTCTTTTAAACCAACGCAGCGAATCGCGGCTGCAGCCAAGACCGGCCCGGCTACGGTCATCATAGCCGGCCTCGGCGTGGGCATGATGTCCACCATCGTGCCGGTCTTGTCCGTGGTTCTGGCCACGATCTTTGCTTATCTGTTTGCCGCTGATTTCCACCTGAGCAATGTGAGCGCCGGCTTGTACGGCATCGGCATGGCTGCGGTCGGCATGCTGTCGACTCTGGGCATTACCCTGGCCACCGACGCCTACGGCCCCATCGCGGACAATGCCGGCGGCAACGCCGAAATGGCCGGACTGGAAAAAGAGGTGCGTAAGCGCACCGACGCCCTGGATGCACTGGGCAACACCACAGCAGCCACGGGCAAAGGATTTGCCATCGGCTCTGCGGCTCTGACCGCGCTCGCACTGCTGGCCTCCTATGTCGAAGAGCTAAAGATCGGCATGGTCCGTATCGGACAGACCACTATGAAGATGGCCGACGGTTTTCAAGTAGAGACCGCCAAAGCGGGCTTTATGGATTTCATGTCCTATTTTAACGTCAATCTGATGAATCCGATCGTGCTGGTGGGCATCTTTATCGGCGCCATGATGGCGTTCATGTTCTGCGGCTTGACCATGACTGCAGTCGGCCGCGCAGCCGGCCGCATGGTGGATGAAGTGCGCCGTCAATTCAAAGAGATCCCCGGCATTCTGGCGGGCAAGGCAGAGCCTGATTACGCTCGTTGCGTCGCCATTTCCACCAAAGGCGCTCAGCATGAAATGTTGCTGCCGTCTCTACTGGCCATCCTTGTACCGATTCTCACCGGTCTGCTGTTGGGAGTGGGCGGCGTCATGGGCCTTGTAATCGGCGGCACTTCCACCGGTTTTGTCCTGGCAGTGTTTATGGCCAATACAGGCGGCGCCTGGGATAATGCGAAAAAGTACATCGAAGAAGGCAATATGGGCGGCAAAGGTTCTGACGTGCATCGAGCCGCAGTGATCGGCGACACGGTCGGCGATCCGTTCAAGGATACTTCTGGTCCGAGTCTGAACATTCTCATTAAGCTGATGAGCATGGTTTCCATCGTCATGGCTGGATTGACCGTCGCGTATTCCATCCTTAAATAA